DNA sequence from the Gemmatimonadales bacterium genome:
ACGCCCGGCGCCGCACCCCGCTCGCCAGCTGGAACTCCAACAACGTCTATCCCAAGGGCGCGCTGGTGCTGGAGATGCTGAAGCAGCAGCTGGGGGCCGAGCCGTTCTGGGCGGCGATCCATCTGTATCTCACGCGCCACGCCTATGGCACCGCCACCGGCGACGATCTCCGCCAGGCCGTGCTCGACGCCACCGGTCAGAGCCTCGAGTGGTTCTGGTCGCAATGGATCTATCGGGCGGGCTATCCCGAGTTCGCCGTGACCGCCGCATTCGACTCGGCCGCCGGCGCGCTCAGTCTCACGGTCAGGCAGACTCAGCGGGACACCGCGGCGGCGGATAGCAGCGGCTTCCGATTCACCACGCCGGAGGTGTTCCGGGCACCAGTGGCCATCCGGGTCGGCACTGCGAATGGCGACGTCGTGGCTCGAACCACGATCGACCGCCAGGAGCAGACCATTCGGATCGAGGGACTCCGCGGCGCGCCGACCATGGTGATCTTCGACGATGAGAATGCCGTGGTGAAGGGTCTCACCTTCGACCAGCCCACCCCCTGGCTGACCAATCAGCTGGCGCGCACGGACCGCTTGTGGAGCCGGTTCTGGGCTATCGAGCAGCTCTCCCGCCGGACCGCCGACACTGCGGCTGGCGTTGCCCTGGCCAGGGCCGCGCGAGGTGCGGACTACTTCCGCACCCGGGCGCAGGCGGCCGCGGCCCTCGCGAGTTTTCCGGCGGCGGTTGCGCTGCCCGCGCTGGCGGACGCCGCCCGTGATACCTCCGCGCAGGTGCGCGAGGCCGCGGTCGGCGCGCTGGCTGGTGTAGGTGGAGATCGGGCGTTTGCCCTGGCGCGGGCGGCGTGGAGCGGCGATCCGAGTTACGCGGTGCGCGCCGCGGCCCTCACGGCGCTGGCGCGGCTCTCGCCCGGCGGGGCCCGGCAGGCCGTGCTCGCCGGGCTGGGGACCTCATCCTACCGTGACGTCATTCAGAACGCCGCGATCGTCGCCGTGGTGCATCACCCGGATCCCGGTCTGGTGCGGGCGGTGGCGCGCCTGGCGGGGGCACAGCCACTGCCCACCACTGCCCTGGCCGTGCTTGCCGCGCGGGGCGACACCACCGCGCGGACTGCGCTGATCGGAAGCATCGACGATGCACGGGCCTGGGTGCGTGGCTGGGCCATCGCGGCAGTTGAGGAGCAGCTCGGCCGGGCGGACGCACTGAGCCAGCTCCGCGCCCTCCTTCCCGGGATTCGCCGGCCCGAGGCGCGCGCGGCCGTGAGTGAGGCGATCACCCGGCTCGAGCGCCGCCCGGCGGGGTGAGGTCGAGCCAGGAGACGAGTGCGTCGGCCGCCTGCGGCTCCGCGATCACCCGATCGATCCCCGCCAGCCGAGCGATCGCCGGAGCGTTGAGACCGGTGGATCGGTCCGGCGCGGCAGGCGCGGTCAGTACCACCCCCGTCAGTGTCACTCCCGCGAGCTCCAGTGCGCTCAGCGTCAACAGGGCATGGTTGATCACGCCGAGCCGGTCGCTGCCGACCACCAGAACCGTGGCGCCGAGCGAGCGGGCGAGCTCGACCACCGACCATTCCCAACTGATCGGAGACAGCAGGCCTCCGGCGCCTTCCAGCAGGAGCACCTCCGATCCCTCGGACAGCTCCTCGATCCGAAGCAGCAGTGCGTCGAGATCGATCTCAACGGCTTCGGAGTCCGCGGCGAGCGCCGGAGCCAGCCGGGCGGAGAGTCGGTGAAGCGCGGCCAGCGGCGCCGCCTGTCCGGTGGCCGCGGCGAGCCGCGCGCCGTCCTCGTCCGCCTGGGTCTTGGCCGCGCAGCCCGTCTCTACCGGCTTGATGGCGACTACCCGCACGCTCGCGGCGGTCAGCGCGCGCGCGAGCGCGCAGGCGATCCGAGTCTTTCCGACGCCGGCATCGGTGCCGGTAATGAGCAGAGACCTCATGGACGTGGCTCCGTCTCGCGGTCGATGGCCGCGGCGGCGAGCTCGCCTACGGAACGGCCCAGCTTGGCGCCTGCCTCGTTGTCGAAACGATAATGCACGCCGGCCCAGAGCCGAGATATCGTGGCCTCCCGGGCGATGGAGTCGAGGGCTGCGCGCGCGGACGGAACCAGGTGTCCTAGCACGGTCGCGCCGGCCGTGAAGAGCGTGGCATGGGCGGACGGATAGGACGGGAAGTGAGGCAGCGGCACCGAGAGGTCGATCGTCGAGTCGGCCTGGGAGGGCCGGAGCAGCCAGTAGGTGAGCTTGGCGTCCCAGCACGCGATGGTGGCGTCGGACAGCGTCATGTTGAGATACATCTCGAGGCGGGCGGCCTCGGGCTCGGACAGATGATGGCGCAGGATCAGGTCCCCGGCGATCTCACTCCAGAGGGTGGCGGCGTTCCGGGCCCACCGCCAGGTCGCCTTGGTCTGTTCGCGGGTCCGTGCCTGGGTGACCTGGCGTACCTCGTCCAGTGCGGCCCGAAACGGGGGGGTGTCGTAGCCGGGCGGTGGCGGAGGGCGGAGCTGGTCGGCCGCGGTGAGGAACCAGGGGCGAAGCGAGAGCGAGATCGCCAGCGCGGGCGGCTGGCTGTCCGCCCGCCAGCGCCCGGGGCCCGGAGGCACCGAGCCGGCCCACTCCTTTGCCTTGAGCTCGGCGGCCGCCAGACGAACCCAGCGGCGCGCGGCACGGCGGCCGCGGCCCTCGGCCGCGGAGATGGCGGCCGCCCCGGTGCCGGCCCGGCGGAGACGCGCCCGTTCCTGCGCCAGGTCGGCGGTGAGAACGGCGCGACCGGCTGGAAACACCGTCCGGAGCACCGCCTCGGCCGCGGCGGCGGACGCCGCGCCGGCGGTCCGGCTCGGCCGCTCGGCCCGGAGCGCGTCGTACTGCGCGCCGGCCACCAGCGCGTACAGCCGGCTGTTGTTGTTCCCGGCGTAGAAGGTCGCTCGGCCCGGCACTGCGCCGCGTGTCTGGAGATCCTCGGTGATGAGCTCGCGGGCGATCACGTTCCAGCGGAGCGCCGGCCCCGCGTGGCGGAAGCGGAAGTCGGGGGACGAGCTGTCCGCGGACGAGCCGTCCTGCGCCGCCGCGCGATGTCCCAGCAGGAGGACCAGCAGGACGAGCGGCACGGCCCACCGCCGGGGGCACTCCGCCATGCGGTCTCCCGTGGAGGCTATGGCGCGGCCGGGTGATTGAGCAGGATCTTCTGAATCGTCCGCATCCGCTCGGCGAACTCGAGCGGCGAGAGGTCGTAGACCTCATCGTCCCCGCCCATGAGAGCGCTCATCGCGCCCGCCATGTCGCCACCGCCGCCCATCTGTACCTCCGACTTCCGGATGAGCCGGACCTCGGTGATATGAGCGACCGGCACCCCCAGCAGACTATCCGACTGCCTGACCACCAGTGAATCGCCCTCGAGCTTCACCAGGCGGATATCCCAGACATAGCGGCCGTCGTCGAGCGTCACCTGCCAGCGCTCATCGGGTGCGCTCTGCCCGGCGAGACGCGGCGCGGTGGCGAGCAGAAATGCGAGGGACCAGAGCGGTACACGGGTCATGAGGGAACTCCTGCGTGGCTGCCAGCCGTCAGGGGCAGGTCGGGAGTGCAGGTAATATACTGGCCGGCGGGACACCGCCGCCCTCGACTACGGCCTGGCTCCCGCCGGCGGGACACCCGGGTCCTGTCCCATCAGCGCCCGCTCTCCGCTCGGGCCGTACGCTGGTGGGGCGGTGCAGCCCAGCGGTTCCGAGTCCGGCAGTTGCGCCTTCCGGTCGAGCCAGAGCCCATACACCTCGCGCGCCGCACCCAGTCGGTCCACGGTAAAGACGCTCAGGCGCGGCCGCC
Encoded proteins:
- a CDS encoding M1 family aminopeptidase, which gives rise to MALLGATPGLAAQSNEERVLNGWYTPSHDFDLLHQRIEVRDFDWDSTSFTGRVVTTLVSLRPGLDTVRLDMDRQLEVRSVTASGGAGLRFERPGDTLAVLLPRPAGFGDTVRFAIDYLGRIEQGRGLYFFKQEPGLDHRPEQVYSGGGTDGNPRWIPTWGAPNDKETWELLATVPRRLTVVSNGRLVRDRPAPGGMHTVHWQQEQPASTYLISLVAAPLAKITDRWRGRPVEYYVYREDSTRARQVFGVTPDMMETFSRLTGVPFPWPRYAQTTVADFIGGMENVGATTLVDWLPDARAYQDRPWYLQSLIPHELAHQWFGNLVTAENWANYWLNEGMAEFMPGQYWGAKMGARAEEDYYLAEYGEFITRDARRRTPLASWNSNNVYPKGALVLEMLKQQLGAEPFWAAIHLYLTRHAYGTATGDDLRQAVLDATGQSLEWFWSQWIYRAGYPEFAVTAAFDSAAGALSLTVRQTQRDTAAADSSGFRFTTPEVFRAPVAIRVGTANGDVVARTTIDRQEQTIRIEGLRGAPTMVIFDDENAVVKGLTFDQPTPWLTNQLARTDRLWSRFWAIEQLSRRTADTAAGVALARAARGADYFRTRAQAAAALASFPAAVALPALADAARDTSAQVREAAVGALAGVGGDRAFALARAAWSGDPSYAVRAAALTALARLSPGGARQAVLAGLGTSSYRDVIQNAAIVAVVHHPDPGLVRAVARLAGAQPLPTTALAVLAARGDTTARTALIGSIDDARAWVRGWAIAAVEEQLGRADALSQLRALLPGIRRPEARAAVSEAITRLERRPAG
- the bioD gene encoding dethiobiotin synthase, with product MRSLLITGTDAGVGKTRIACALARALTAASVRVVAIKPVETGCAAKTQADEDGARLAAATGQAAPLAALHRLSARLAPALAADSEAVEIDLDALLLRIEELSEGSEVLLLEGAGGLLSPISWEWSVVELARSLGATVLVVGSDRLGVINHALLTLSALELAGVTLTGVVLTAPAAPDRSTGLNAPAIARLAGIDRVIAEPQAADALVSWLDLTPPGGARAG
- a CDS encoding vanadium-dependent haloperoxidase, producing the protein MAECPRRWAVPLVLLVLLLGHRAAAQDGSSADSSSPDFRFRHAGPALRWNVIARELITEDLQTRGAVPGRATFYAGNNNSRLYALVAGAQYDALRAERPSRTAGAASAAAAEAVLRTVFPAGRAVLTADLAQERARLRRAGTGAAAISAAEGRGRRAARRWVRLAAAELKAKEWAGSVPPGPGRWRADSQPPALAISLSLRPWFLTAADQLRPPPPPGYDTPPFRAALDEVRQVTQARTREQTKATWRWARNAATLWSEIAGDLILRHHLSEPEAARLEMYLNMTLSDATIACWDAKLTYWLLRPSQADSTIDLSVPLPHFPSYPSAHATLFTAGATVLGHLVPSARAALDSIAREATISRLWAGVHYRFDNEAGAKLGRSVGELAAAAIDRETEPRP